Proteins encoded by one window of Candidatus Auribacterota bacterium:
- a CDS encoding glycerol-3-phosphate dehydrogenase/oxidase has translation MQRNLRILDSEQFDLLVVGAGIYGACAAWDAALRGLKVAIVDKGDFGSATSQNSLKTIHGGLRYLQQADIIRMRESIRERRILMKIAPQFVHPLPCIMPTYGHFTKGREALFVGLLINDIIGFDRNRLEDPEKHLPRGRVISKNKIVELLPGISQKGLTGGAIWHDCQTHNSERLLLSFLLAAADEGARAANYVEATGFLTRGRRVVGITALDRLSGDKFELRARVVINTTGPWVSNLLRHLETRPRAVPLKLSSAINLVTRSFIGDYAAGISGRADLIEEDAFVRRGSRLYFIAPWRAVSLVGTAYAPYEGDPDNYRVTEKEITDFIAEINRAYPAARLTRGDVKAVHGGLLPMDGVSRRTGEVILSKHYRLIDHRTDGWDGLISVLGVKYTTARDVAEKAVDISLRKLGAAFIRSRSAEAPIYGGCIPRFDDFLAAAVRSRPEGISPESMTHLVYHYGSRYPDILAHIQREPALAGPLTGQRYVTCAEVVHAVREEMALTLSDCVLRRTELGSAGDPGEACLTACADLMAREMGWDTERREKEIREVKAVYMPRG, from the coding sequence CTGGTCGTGGGGGCCGGAATCTACGGCGCCTGCGCAGCGTGGGATGCCGCGCTCCGGGGGCTGAAGGTCGCGATCGTCGACAAGGGTGACTTCGGCTCGGCGACCTCGCAGAACAGCCTCAAGACTATCCACGGCGGGCTCCGGTACCTGCAGCAGGCCGACATCATCCGCATGCGCGAATCGATTCGAGAGCGCCGGATACTGATGAAGATTGCTCCCCAGTTCGTTCACCCCCTCCCCTGCATCATGCCGACCTACGGCCATTTCACAAAGGGTCGCGAGGCGCTCTTCGTCGGATTGCTCATCAACGATATCATCGGCTTCGACCGGAACCGGCTGGAGGATCCGGAAAAGCACCTGCCGCGCGGGCGGGTTATTTCCAAGAATAAAATAGTCGAGCTGCTCCCCGGCATTTCCCAAAAAGGGCTCACCGGTGGGGCGATCTGGCATGACTGTCAGACTCATAACTCCGAGCGCCTCCTGCTCTCCTTTCTGCTCGCGGCCGCCGATGAAGGGGCGCGAGCGGCGAACTATGTCGAGGCGACGGGATTCCTCACTCGTGGCCGGCGGGTGGTCGGCATAACGGCCCTCGATCGGCTCTCGGGTGATAAATTCGAACTCCGCGCCAGGGTCGTGATCAACACAACAGGGCCGTGGGTGAGCAATCTGCTACGCCATCTGGAGACGCGGCCGCGCGCTGTTCCACTCAAGCTCTCGAGCGCCATCAACCTCGTCACACGCTCCTTCATAGGCGACTATGCCGCGGGCATTTCGGGCAGGGCGGATCTCATCGAGGAAGATGCGTTCGTCAGGAGAGGATCCCGGCTCTATTTTATCGCCCCGTGGCGCGCGGTGTCGCTCGTCGGGACCGCATATGCGCCGTATGAGGGCGACCCGGATAACTACCGTGTCACGGAGAAGGAAATCACCGATTTTATTGCTGAAATCAACCGGGCCTATCCCGCGGCAAGGTTGACCCGTGGGGACGTGAAGGCCGTTCACGGCGGGCTCCTGCCGATGGATGGCGTCAGCCGCCGCACCGGGGAGGTCATCCTTTCGAAGCACTACCGACTCATCGACCACAGAACAGATGGGTGGGACGGGCTGATATCCGTTCTGGGAGTGAAATATACCACCGCGCGCGACGTCGCGGAGAAGGCCGTGGATATCTCGCTGCGGAAACTGGGAGCGGCATTCATCAGGAGCAGGAGCGCGGAGGCGCCGATCTACGGAGGCTGTATCCCGCGTTTTGATGACTTCCTCGCCGCGGCGGTGCGCTCGCGGCCAGAGGGGATCAGCCCGGAGAGTATGACACACCTTGTCTATCACTATGGCTCACGCTACCCCGATATCCTCGCCCATATCCAGAGGGAGCCCGCTCTCGCGGGGCCCCTCACCGGCCAGAGGTATGTGACTTGCGCGGAAGTCGTTCACGCGGTGAGAGAGGAGATGGCGCTCACTCTCTCCGACTGTGTCCTCAGGCGCACGGAACTCGGCTCTGCGGGCGATCCCGGCGAGGCGTGCCTGACCGCGTGCGCGGATCTCATGGCACGTGAGATGGGGTGGGATACAGAGAGACGTGAGAAGGAAATCAGGGAGGTGAAGGCGGTGTATATGCCGAGGGGGTGA